The Cucumis melo cultivar AY chromosome 6, USDA_Cmelo_AY_1.0, whole genome shotgun sequence genome includes a region encoding these proteins:
- the LOC103483363 gene encoding transketolase, chloroplastic isoform X1 has product MASTSSLTLSQALLSREISRHGSNSSSDRVPLSIPTFSGLKSTKPPRLAGSVHRPRATHYRRQIVRAAVAETLGTTAETALVEKSINTIRFLAIDAVEKANSGHPGLPMGCAPMGHILYDEVMKYNPKNPYWFNRDRFILSAGHGCMLQYALLHLAGYDSVREEDLKSFRQWGSRTPGHPENFETPGVEVTTGPLGQGIANAVGLALAEKHLAARFNKPDSEVVDHYTYVILGDGCQMEGIANEACSLAGHWGLGKLIALYDDNHISIDGDTEIAFTESVDTRFEALGWHVIWVKNGNTGYDEIRAAIQEAKAVKDKPTMIKVTTTIGFGSPNKANSYSVHGSALGAKEVEATRSNLGWPYEPFHVPEDVQKHWSRHTPLGADFEAEWNAKFAEYEKKYPEEAAELKSIITGERPAGWEDALPKYTPESPGDATRNLSQQCLNALAKVLPGFLGGSADLASSNMTLLKMYGDFQKNTPEERNLRFGVREHGMGAICNGIALHSPGFIPYCATFFVFTDYMRAAMRISALSEAGVIYVMTHDSIGLGEDGPTHQPIEHLASFRAMPNILMFRPADGNETAGAYKVAVVNRKRPSIMALSRQKLPHLPGTSIEGVEKGGYIISDNSSGNKPDVILIGTGSELEIAFQAGEELRKEGKAVRVVSFVSWELFEEQSDAYKESVLPEAVSARVSIEAGSTFGWGKIVGSKGKAIGIDRFGASAPAGKIYKEFGITVEAVVAAARELS; this is encoded by the exons ATGGCTTCCACTTCTTCTCTCACCCTTTCTCAAGCTCTCTTATCCCGCGAAATCTCTCGCCATGGCTCCAATTCCTCCTCCGACCGTGTTCCCCTCTCTATTCCCACATTCTCCGGCCTCAAATCCACCAAACCACCTCGTCTCGCCGGCTCCGTCCACCGTCCCAGAGCTACCCACTACCGCCGTCAGATCGTTAGAGCCGCCGTCGCTGAGACATTGGGCACCACTGCAGAAACTGCCCTCGTTGAGAAGTCCATCAATACAATTCGATTCTTGGCCATTGATGCGGTTGAGAAAGCTAATTCCGGTCACCCTGGTTTGCCCATGGGGTGTGCGCCGATGGGTCATATTCTTTACGATGAGGTCATGAAGTATAACCCCAAAAACCCTTACTGGTTCAATCGGGACCGTTTCATTTTGTCCGCTGGACATGGTTGTATGTTGCAGTATGCTCTGCTTCATCTTGCTGGATACGACAGTGTCAGG GAGGAGGACTTGAAGAGCTTCCGTCAGTGGGGAAGTCGAACGCCTGGACATCCGGAGAACTTTGAGACTCCTGGTGTTGAGGTTACAACTG GTCCTCTTGGACAGGGAATTGCAAATGCTGTTGGTCTGGCCCTTGCTGAGAAACACTTGGCTGCTCGGTTTAACAAACCAGACAGTGAGGTTGTCGACCACTACAC ATATGTTATATTGGGAGATGGCTGTCAAATGGAGGGAATTGCCAATGAGGCTTGTTCTTTGGCTGGTCACTGGGGACTAGGAAAGCTTATTGCTCTGTATGACGACAACCACATTTCAATTGATGGAGATACAGAGATTGCATTCACCGAGAGTGTTGACACTCGTTTTGAGGCTCTTGGATGGCACGTTATCTGGGTGAAGAATGGAAACACTGGCTATGATGAAATCCGTGCGGCAATTCAGGAAGCTAAAGCTGTTAAAGACAAGCCTACAATGATCAAG GTGACAACAACCATTGGTTTTGGATCTCCAAACAAAGCCAATTCATACAGTGTGCATGGTAGTGCCCTTGGTGCAAAAGAAGTTGAGGCTACTAGGAGCAACCTTGGATGGCCATATGAACCTTTCCATGTGCCAGAGGACGTCCAGAA gCACTGGAGTCGTCACACTCCTCTGGGTGCAGATTTTGAAGCAGAATGGAATGCCAAATTTGCTGAATATGAGAAGAAGTACCCGGAGGAAGCGGCTGAGTTGAAGTCAATCATCACTGGTGAACGACCAGCGGGCTGGGAAGATGCACTTCCG AAATATACACCTGAGAGTCCAGGTGATGCAACTAGAAATCTGTCTCAGCAATGTCTTAATGCTCTCGCAAAAGTTCTTCCTGGTTTTCTTGGTGGCAGTGCTGACTTGGCATCATCCAACATGACCCTTCTGAAAATGTATGGCGATTTCCAAAAGAACACTCCAGAAGAACGCAATCTTAGGTTTGGTGTTAGGGAACATGGAATGGGTGCCATATGCAATGGGATTGCCCTTCACAGCCCTGGGTTTATCCCATACTGTGCCACATTCTTTGTTTTCACCGACTACATGAGAGCTGCTATGAGGATTTCTGCCTTATCTGAAGCTGGTGTCATCTACGTCATGACTCACGATTCGATTGGGCTTGGAGAAGATGGTCCAACCCATCAGCCAATAGAGCATCTGGCAAGCTTTAGGGCAATGCCCAACATATTGATGTTTAGGCCTGCTGATGGTAACGAGACTGCTGGTGCTTACAAAGTTGCAGTTGTAAACAGGAAGAGACCTTCTATTATGGCCCTTTCGCGGCAAAAGTTGCCTCATTTACCTGGAACTTCAATTGAAGGAGTCGAGAAGGGTGGATACATTATTTCCGACAACTCTTCAGGCAACAAGCCAGATGTTATCTTGATTGGAACTGGTTCTGAATTGGAGATTGCTTTCCAAGCAGGAGAGGAACTCAGAAAGGAAGGAAAAGCTGTTAGAGTTGTTTCCTTTGTCTCTTGGGAGCTTTTTGAAGAACAGTCAGATGCCTACAAGGAAAGTGTTTTGCCAGAAGCTGTATCAGCTAGAGTCAGCATTGAGGCCGGTTCAACATTTGGGTGGGGAAAGATTGTTGGAAGCAAAGGGAAGGCAATTGGTATTGATCGATTTGGCGCGAGTGCACCAGCAGGAAAAATATACAAGGAGTTCGGTATCACAGTAGAGGCTGTCGTAGCAGCAGCTCGAGAACTTAGCTAG
- the LOC103483363 gene encoding transketolase, chloroplastic isoform X2, which translates to MASTSSLTLSQALLSREISRHGSNSSSDRVPLSIPTFSGLKSTKPPRLAGSVHRPRATHYRRQIVRAAVAETLGTTAETALVEKSINTIRFLAIDAVEKANSGHPGLPMGCAPMGHILYDEVMKYNPKNPYWFNRDRFILSAGHGCMLQYALLHLAGYDSVREDLKSFRQWGSRTPGHPENFETPGVEVTTGPLGQGIANAVGLALAEKHLAARFNKPDSEVVDHYTYVILGDGCQMEGIANEACSLAGHWGLGKLIALYDDNHISIDGDTEIAFTESVDTRFEALGWHVIWVKNGNTGYDEIRAAIQEAKAVKDKPTMIKVTTTIGFGSPNKANSYSVHGSALGAKEVEATRSNLGWPYEPFHVPEDVQKHWSRHTPLGADFEAEWNAKFAEYEKKYPEEAAELKSIITGERPAGWEDALPKYTPESPGDATRNLSQQCLNALAKVLPGFLGGSADLASSNMTLLKMYGDFQKNTPEERNLRFGVREHGMGAICNGIALHSPGFIPYCATFFVFTDYMRAAMRISALSEAGVIYVMTHDSIGLGEDGPTHQPIEHLASFRAMPNILMFRPADGNETAGAYKVAVVNRKRPSIMALSRQKLPHLPGTSIEGVEKGGYIISDNSSGNKPDVILIGTGSELEIAFQAGEELRKEGKAVRVVSFVSWELFEEQSDAYKESVLPEAVSARVSIEAGSTFGWGKIVGSKGKAIGIDRFGASAPAGKIYKEFGITVEAVVAAARELS; encoded by the exons ATGGCTTCCACTTCTTCTCTCACCCTTTCTCAAGCTCTCTTATCCCGCGAAATCTCTCGCCATGGCTCCAATTCCTCCTCCGACCGTGTTCCCCTCTCTATTCCCACATTCTCCGGCCTCAAATCCACCAAACCACCTCGTCTCGCCGGCTCCGTCCACCGTCCCAGAGCTACCCACTACCGCCGTCAGATCGTTAGAGCCGCCGTCGCTGAGACATTGGGCACCACTGCAGAAACTGCCCTCGTTGAGAAGTCCATCAATACAATTCGATTCTTGGCCATTGATGCGGTTGAGAAAGCTAATTCCGGTCACCCTGGTTTGCCCATGGGGTGTGCGCCGATGGGTCATATTCTTTACGATGAGGTCATGAAGTATAACCCCAAAAACCCTTACTGGTTCAATCGGGACCGTTTCATTTTGTCCGCTGGACATGGTTGTATGTTGCAGTATGCTCTGCTTCATCTTGCTGGATACGACAGTGTCAGG GAGGACTTGAAGAGCTTCCGTCAGTGGGGAAGTCGAACGCCTGGACATCCGGAGAACTTTGAGACTCCTGGTGTTGAGGTTACAACTG GTCCTCTTGGACAGGGAATTGCAAATGCTGTTGGTCTGGCCCTTGCTGAGAAACACTTGGCTGCTCGGTTTAACAAACCAGACAGTGAGGTTGTCGACCACTACAC ATATGTTATATTGGGAGATGGCTGTCAAATGGAGGGAATTGCCAATGAGGCTTGTTCTTTGGCTGGTCACTGGGGACTAGGAAAGCTTATTGCTCTGTATGACGACAACCACATTTCAATTGATGGAGATACAGAGATTGCATTCACCGAGAGTGTTGACACTCGTTTTGAGGCTCTTGGATGGCACGTTATCTGGGTGAAGAATGGAAACACTGGCTATGATGAAATCCGTGCGGCAATTCAGGAAGCTAAAGCTGTTAAAGACAAGCCTACAATGATCAAG GTGACAACAACCATTGGTTTTGGATCTCCAAACAAAGCCAATTCATACAGTGTGCATGGTAGTGCCCTTGGTGCAAAAGAAGTTGAGGCTACTAGGAGCAACCTTGGATGGCCATATGAACCTTTCCATGTGCCAGAGGACGTCCAGAA gCACTGGAGTCGTCACACTCCTCTGGGTGCAGATTTTGAAGCAGAATGGAATGCCAAATTTGCTGAATATGAGAAGAAGTACCCGGAGGAAGCGGCTGAGTTGAAGTCAATCATCACTGGTGAACGACCAGCGGGCTGGGAAGATGCACTTCCG AAATATACACCTGAGAGTCCAGGTGATGCAACTAGAAATCTGTCTCAGCAATGTCTTAATGCTCTCGCAAAAGTTCTTCCTGGTTTTCTTGGTGGCAGTGCTGACTTGGCATCATCCAACATGACCCTTCTGAAAATGTATGGCGATTTCCAAAAGAACACTCCAGAAGAACGCAATCTTAGGTTTGGTGTTAGGGAACATGGAATGGGTGCCATATGCAATGGGATTGCCCTTCACAGCCCTGGGTTTATCCCATACTGTGCCACATTCTTTGTTTTCACCGACTACATGAGAGCTGCTATGAGGATTTCTGCCTTATCTGAAGCTGGTGTCATCTACGTCATGACTCACGATTCGATTGGGCTTGGAGAAGATGGTCCAACCCATCAGCCAATAGAGCATCTGGCAAGCTTTAGGGCAATGCCCAACATATTGATGTTTAGGCCTGCTGATGGTAACGAGACTGCTGGTGCTTACAAAGTTGCAGTTGTAAACAGGAAGAGACCTTCTATTATGGCCCTTTCGCGGCAAAAGTTGCCTCATTTACCTGGAACTTCAATTGAAGGAGTCGAGAAGGGTGGATACATTATTTCCGACAACTCTTCAGGCAACAAGCCAGATGTTATCTTGATTGGAACTGGTTCTGAATTGGAGATTGCTTTCCAAGCAGGAGAGGAACTCAGAAAGGAAGGAAAAGCTGTTAGAGTTGTTTCCTTTGTCTCTTGGGAGCTTTTTGAAGAACAGTCAGATGCCTACAAGGAAAGTGTTTTGCCAGAAGCTGTATCAGCTAGAGTCAGCATTGAGGCCGGTTCAACATTTGGGTGGGGAAAGATTGTTGGAAGCAAAGGGAAGGCAATTGGTATTGATCGATTTGGCGCGAGTGCACCAGCAGGAAAAATATACAAGGAGTTCGGTATCACAGTAGAGGCTGTCGTAGCAGCAGCTCGAGAACTTAGCTAG